The genomic region GGGGTCCAAGCACTCGTACCCAGGAACCAGAATAACATCTCAAATGAATAGTTTTTACCTATGTGTATTCTGCTGCTTCATATCTCCCATCCCTTGACAGATGCCTGGATAACAAGATAATTAGTTTTACTTGCTTCAATggtcagtggttttaatgtggTTGTGGCTGGTTGGTGTATAGTTTTTTTCTTAccagtctttcttttttaataacttGAGTATTTTTCAGCATATGCTGATTTGTTTCATTAATTTTATACGACagaattacattttgcattcaataaaACTGTTCATTCATCCTTaatttttctatataaaatatgaatgacTAACACGTTTGCAGGTCAGCGGTTAAGGCTGTGGGTTATTGATCATAAGATTGAggattcaagccccagcactgccaagatGCCACCATTCAGCCCTTGATCAAGGCATTGAAAGCTCACGGCTCCAAGAGGCACTGCACCATAGCTGATCCTGTGTTCAGACCGCAGTATGATGACAAGTTGAGATATGTGTATTATGTAGAATGCAAACGTTATAGATATTAATAGGGAAGTGTTATTATGAGAAATATAAGTAAGTGTCACCCTCGAAAGATTATACCTTCCCTTAGGATTTAATAAAGCAATAACATTTGAGAACTTGCAAAACATGAGGTGGAAAACTAAAGTGGAAAACTCTTCCGATGGTGCtgagactggagactccttcctcaacagtgaaatgaaacggTTCGACCTCGATTAGACGTTTTTATCTCCTGAACAACATGTTCTTATTAGTCCATACAAGCACCAGAAGCCTATGATGAATATAAACCGTGTAGCTGGAACCTGAGTCTGAGCTTCTGGTATGGAAAAGTGAACCAACACCTTCTCATGAACctaatgcttttttatttgcattgtgCATACAGCTTTAAAAAGCTCTCCCCTTGCTAGTAAGCACTACTTAGGGCACCTATGAGATTGGTTGAATGCTTGAACAGGGGCGTTGAAGAATCTGCAAACAGTTTGGAGAGAAAAAGATTTCAAGTCCATTATTAATGactttattctgcagcagggcAAAGCATGCATGCAGGACAGATACCTGTAGATATGTAACCCCAAGGAGCAAAACTAACCAAGGTGGTAAAAGTCTCAGCTTTTGCTCATCGTCCAGGAATAAATAATAAGATTTGAGATCAGAAGTAACACTAAACGGATAGAAAATTACTCATTTCGAGTTGCCAAACCAGGTAAGCACTTCTACTGCTCCTAGAAAGCAACCTGCATTGAACAACATTGGATTTATTCCTATGGTTGCTAGCTGGCTAGCATGTTAGCATTAGAATGCTAGCACTAGCCAACTCCTATACGCATTAGCGTTGGTTAGCGGTAAAGCTAGTTTGGCTAATCAttgattaatttttatattggacttttttttttttaaatggaagtgctaaacattttttaaaaagaaaatatgaccttGCTTAGCTTACATGCTAACCATGTATTTGGAATTTGTTTCGCTCGACCTCTGTGAGCTAGCAGGCTAACTATTGACAACAGTTCCTAAAAAtatttccccaaatttctaaCCCAAAGTGCAAAGTTATAAACCGAATAACTTTcgaataaaataataaggaaTGGCATTAAAGATAAAATCAAGATATcataaactaaatatattttataaatcgATTAATGAATTtcctgtaaaaagaaaatctaaattgttttggtttattttatagttGCATGTAaacacttttagtttttttgagaCGCATCCGTGCTctgtttgtttctatgcaaaaaacaaacaaaacagacaatgaTGGAACTGAAGGAGGCTCTTTGGACAAATGAgtccaattttttatttgtcacctgTAACAATAGAACTTCTGTAAGacggagaaaagaaaagatgatgttGGCAGACCTTCTCACCCCCACAgttaaacatggaggtggaagattaATGGTTGTTTTGtagcagagaaggttggagaGTTATTTgaggtgaaaggaaccaacatggcaaccattccgtACTTCAAAGTAATGCAAATCCATCACTGGAAACGACCACCATACAGCTAGACGACGAGCCGAAGCGTACATCCGAGCTCTGTATATAGAAAGAagacagtcgtctggagtgatatctatcaggGAACGGCCTGCCCGGTGACTGCACATAAATCaagctgctctgggatgaactggatcacaagaacgTCATTTCCAACTTTGCCGAGTTTTCCGAGAGGCACGGCGGagtgtttcagctgaatgtttaggGAAACGAGCTGTCCGTATgctgagagagtgtgtaaagaaTAATTTAGAGTGGTGTtttctaaaacataaaaaatagcCATAAATTGATTTAATCTGACTTGATTAAGCGTTTTTGCACTCTTTTCAGACATCACAACCCTATATTTAGGTTGCCAGAAACAATGATGTTGCCTGTAACcgtgtgtgttgttttattaCAGGTGTAGGTGCCATGCGTGGCTGTGTGTCGAGCTTTCGAGCTCTGTCTCCAGCCCTGCTCCCCCGGCTCCTCTCCCACTCACGATGCTGTAGAACCCGTGCGGTCTACAATGGCCTGTGGAGCTCGGTCCAGTTTTTCAGCACGGCTCCGGACGCCCAGGTCGCACCTCTGCCCGGCCAGGCCCGTGTCGTTATCTGTGGCGGCGGAATCGTGGGAACGTCGGTCGCCTATCATCTGGCCAAGTTAGGCTGGACGGAGATCGTGCTTTTGGAGCAGGGGAGGTGAATGTGGTGCTTGGGCAAAGGGTTTTGGTTCCAACTGCAGTATTATATAGTTCTTAGTTCTAGTCTAATCTGTATTATTTGAGTATTTTTATTAGCACATGTATTCactctttgttttattatttgtctttctttcataTTATTCCATTTTATCTTCTTTCCCTCCATTTCCATTTAGTTTTACCCAGGTTTGTTTGTGTTCCAGCTTCTTTTCATGAATTAAATCTTCCCTTTTCTGTTATATTGAGCGAGCATTAGAGTCAACAATTCACTCAAATAAGTAGGATCTGGAAATGTGTTGTGAACACTCGGGTTCATACAGATCATTCCAGATTTCCTTAAGGCTGCTTTGCAATTTCCATAAACAAGGAAGCTGGTGTGACGGCTGTTTGTTTTGCGTTGTAGACTCGGAGCTGGCACGACTCGGCTGTGTGCAGGGATAGTAAGTGTCGCCAAACCCATTTTTATTGAAAGCCAGATGGCAGACTATTCGAACGCCCTGTACGAGCGCTTGGAGCAGGAGACCGGCGTTAAAACGGGTGCGTGTAACGTTCACGAGCGTGTGAAAGACACACCTTTCTGTAATAAATACAGGCGATGGGGTTGTGATGAggttttgtgtgcatgttttaaAGCTTTTTCCCGGACGGGATCGCTCTGTTTGGCTCAGAATCAGGACCGTTTCCTGTCGCTGAAGCGTCTGGCGTCCAGGCTTAAGTAAGTTTCTGTGCCATAGTTcaggtaggagaaaaaaaaaaatcagtactTTTGAGTCATTTGTGGTTTGGATACAGAAAGCGAAAGAAATACTATGGTTGATTTCACTTCACAAATGACATCaaggtctttttttattttttgggagGCAAATGAGAAAACGTCAATAAAAATGGTTTATTCTTAGCATAAAATTTTCTTCGATTGTTATATCGTTTGTTCGGTTACTTTTTTTAGTGTCTTGGGTATAACCTGTAACATCATCAAACCCAAAGACGTTTCCAAGCTTCACCCAATGGTGAACATTCACGACCTGGTGGGAGCTCTACACTTGCCTGGAGACGCCGTCGTGTCTTCTCCAGACGTCAATCATGCCCTGGCCGTGGCAGCAGCAAGGCACGGTACGATACGTGACGCTTTTGTCTCTAAACCTCActgttacattaaaaaaaaaaaaaaaaaaaaaagagttcaagcgactttttatttcttaaacatGCCGTTCTAATTTTATTTCAGGAGTCCAGATCCACGAACGAACCAGTGTGAACCAAGTTCTTGTTGAAAAGGGTCACGTCAAAGCGGTGGAGACGGACCGAGGCTCCATTGAGTGCGAGTACTTTGTCAACTGTGCAGGACAGGTGAGTCGTTTTagttccaaaaagttgggacaatgtAATATAGAAACtcttcaattaaaatatttttgaatgaCGGTGCCTAATGgacaaatacttttgtgcaCTTTAATTGGAAAAAATTAAAGGGGAAAgtattagaggtcgaccaattaattgtttttgtcaATCAGCATTAATAGTTGATAACTGGAACTATAATCCATATTGATAGTTTTTTCCAGAATGCATTATATAgcacgagagcggcctctagaggcgaatcactgatgccacattCTGTtcatttgaagtttttttttattttattttggatgtaactgttttattttttatttatttattcatatattcatatttacagAAGATATTTTTAGCACACTTTCATGATTTagtactatttttttattttatttttgtgaagtAATACATTGAGTTATTTTTcaaagagtgttttttttttttttttttttttaatccagtatccattttaaaaattgTCATTTGATTattcggttatcggcaagtctGATCCAACCTGGCTATCGGTatctgcaaaataattttaaaccaaCATGCTGATATTTACccattttttgtgattttaatagtattaataaGTAATAGTGTTAAATACatgttaataatattacaaaatattgaATGCATATGTTAATAAAGATGTTCAAAATGAAACCATGGTGATACAAGTGCAAACTTTTAGTTCCAGTCACCAAAAAAGGAGCTTCCTCTCAGATAGGAACCGAACTGTtgcatcttttatttttattatttaaataaaagaatattgtACATCCAGTGAAATTGATAAGACTAGTTATTAAGTACAGCTTAATATTGCGTTTTGCCGTGTTTGGTGTTCCTGCAGTGGGCGTATGAACTGGGCCAGAGCAGTGAAGTAAAGGTGTCTGTGCCTCTGCATGGCTGTGAGCACTTCTATCTCCTCACCAAACCTCTACAGGAACCTCTGCAACCCACAACACCTggtaaaacaccacacacatacactctaatTATCTAACTAACaacattattcttatttaatctGAACATTTTAGATTCTACATTGAATAAAGAATGTGAGTAAAAATGACTGGGCTGATCAGGAGGTTGAACTGAACGTGCTTGAATGTGAATCtgtgcagtggtgatggatatGGATGGGAGGATCTATGTACGGAGCTGTCAGGGTGGCATTCTGGCAGGAGGCTTCGAGAAGAACCCCAAACCCATCTTCACTGAGGGTCGTAATCAGCTGGAGATCCAAAACATGCAGGAGGACTGGGATCACTTTGGTGAGTTTAGCATTGTGAGATGTTTGATATGTTTTAGGTTCCTTTAGAGCAGTTCTAGTGTTTTATCCAAATAAACGAACCAAAGGTGCTTGATTTTCAGCTGAAGAAACCGACTAATATATTCTAAAGCACCTTCGCAGTCACACTGAAGCTTTTTAATGCCTgtataatcattattaaatcCTGTTGTCTTGCAGAACCCATGTTGAGCGCCCTGCTGAGGAGAATGCCGAGCCTGGATTCATGCGAGATCCATCAGCTGGTTAACTGCCCCGAGTCCTTCACCCCAGACATGCGCTGTCTCATGGGCGAGACTCCGGGGGTGCACGGCTACTTTGTCCTGGCAGGCATGAACTCCTCGGGTCTGTCTTTTGCAGGAGGAGCTGGCAAGTAAGCAAGAAGCTACACTGTAAAATTCTActccttaattttttttctatgtctGTTGAAAGTGTGCTTTTCTTGTGCTCAGATATTTGGCAGAATGGATGACTTACGGTTATCCGAGCGCCAATGTGTGGTCTCTGGATATCAAACGCTTCGGTAATCTGCAGAGCAGCCGTACGTTTCTACGCCATCGTGTGATGGAGGTCATGCGTAAGTAGTAGTATTTATAATTAGAGGtcaatagttgattgctggaactttcgcttttgtaaaaaaaatccataccgatagtttttccgggttgcgtctaCGCTGGAGCAGCTTTGAGAAATGGTGTAAGAAAATAATTGGCCACTTTTTTCtctgaaatgtgaaaaatacTTCCACACCTCTGTGGGTTACAGTTTTCTCTGTCTATTTCCCCCTCATTTTGCTTAAGCCCTGCTCTATGAGCTGAAAGTGCCAAGATGGGACTTCCAGACGGGCAGACAGTTGCGCACCAGCCCCCTTTATGATCGTCTAGACACGCAGGGGGCTCGCTGGATGGAGAAGCATGGCTTTGAGCGGGCAAAATACTTCGTTCCTCCAGGAAAGGGTGAGAGGCTATTACAAGTTTGTGATCTTTTTACACCAAGT from Silurus meridionalis isolate SWU-2019-XX chromosome 13, ASM1480568v1, whole genome shotgun sequence harbors:
- the pdpr gene encoding pyruvate dehydrogenase phosphatase regulatory subunit, mitochondrial isoform X2; amino-acid sequence: MRGCVSSFRALSPALLPRLLSHSRCCRTRAVYNGLWSSVQFFSTAPDAQVAPLPGQARVVICGGGIVGTSVAYHLAKLGWTEIVLLEQGRLGAGTTRLCAGIVSVAKPIFIESQMADYSNALYERLEQETGVKTAFSRTGSLCLAQNQDRFLSLKRLASRLNVLGITCNIIKPKDVSKLHPMVNIHDLVGALHLPGDAVVSSPDVNHALAVAAARHGVQIHERTSVNQVLVEKGHVKAVETDRGSIECEYFVNCAGQWAYELGQSSEVKVSVPLHGCEHFYLLTKPLQEPLQPTTPVVMDMDGRIYVRSCQGGILAGGFEKNPKPIFTEGRNQLEIQNMQEDWDHFEPMLSALLRRMPSLDSCEIHQLVNCPESFTPDMRCLMGETPGVHGYFVLAGMNSSGLSFAGGAGKYLAEWMTYGYPSANVWSLDIKRFGNLQSSRTFLRHRVMEVMPLLYELKVPRWDFQTGRQLRTSPLYDRLDTQGARWMEKHGFERAKYFVPPGKDLLALDQSKTFYKPDWFDIVGAEVKCCKEAACVIDMSSFTKFELTSSGDQAMELLQWLCSNDLDVPVGHIVHTGMLNEKGGYENDCSVVRLSKNSFFIISPTDQQVHCWSWIKKHMPADPQLHLEDVSWKYTALNLIGPRATDVLSELSYVSMTPEHFPSLFCKEMSVGYANGIRVMSMTHTGEPGFMLYIPIEYALHVYNEVVSVGQKYGIRNAGYYALRSLRIEKFFAFWGQDLDSFTTPLECGREFRVKFDKDTDFLGREALLRQRQEGLTRRFIMLVLEDHDAELDLWPWWGEAIYRNGELVGVTTSSAYSYTLERHVCLGFVTSPGAQGSTNIVTPDFINRGEYEVDIAGHRYPAKAKLYPFSSLFAQQKRRKDDMGLSNFQGKCDWR
- the pdpr gene encoding pyruvate dehydrogenase phosphatase regulatory subunit, mitochondrial isoform X3; translated protein: MRGCVSSFRALSPALLPRLLSHSRCCRTRAVYNGLWSSVQFFSTAPDAQVAPLPGQARVVICGGGIVGTSVAYHLAKLGWTEIVLLEQGRLGAGTTRLCAGIVSVAKPIFIESQMADYSNALYERLEQETGVKTAFSRTGSLCLAQNQDRFLSLKRLASRLNVLGITCNIIKPKDVSKLHPMVNIHDLVGALHLPGDAVVSSPDVNHALAVAAARHGVQIHERTSVNQVLVEKGHVKAVETDRGSIECEYFVNCAGQWAYELGQSSEVKVSVPLHGCEHFYLLTKPLQEPLQPTTPVVMDMDGRIYVRSCQGGILAGGFEKNPKPIFTEGRNQLEIQNMQEDWDHFEPMLSALLRRMPSLDSCEIHQLVNCPESFTPDMRCLMGETPGVHGYFVLAGMNSSGLSFAGGAGKYLAEWMTYGYPSANVWSLDIKRFGNLQSSRTFLRHRVMEVMPLLYELKVPRWDFQTGRQLRTSPLYDRLDTQGARWMEKHGFERAKYFVPPGKDLLALDQSKTFYKPDWFDIVGAEVKCCKEAACVIDMSSFTKFELTSSGDQAMELLQWLCSNDLDVPVGHIVHTGMLNEKGGYENDCSVVRLSKNSFFIISPTDQQVHCWSWIKKHMPADPQLHLEDVSWKYTALNLIGPRATDVLSELSYVSMTPEHFPSLFCKEMSVGYANGIRVMSMTHTGEPGFMLYIPIEYALHVYNEVVSVGQKYGIRNAGYYALRSLRIEKFFAFWGQDLDSFTTPLECGREFRVKFDKDTDFLGREALLRQRQEGLTRRFIMLVLEDHDAELDLWPWWGEAIYRNGELVGVTTSSAYSYTLERHVCLGFVTSPGAQGSTNIVTPDFINRGEYEVDIAGHRYPAKAKLYPFSSLFAQQKRRKDDMGLSNFQGK
- the pdpr gene encoding pyruvate dehydrogenase phosphatase regulatory subunit, mitochondrial isoform X1, whose product is MRGCVSSFRALSPALLPRLLSHSRCCRTRAVYNGLWSSVQFFSTAPDAQVAPLPGQARVVICGGGIVGTSVAYHLAKLGWTEIVLLEQGRLGAGTTRLCAGIVSVAKPIFIESQMADYSNALYERLEQETGVKTAFSRTGSLCLAQNQDRFLSLKRLASRLNVLGITCNIIKPKDVSKLHPMVNIHDLVGALHLPGDAVVSSPDVNHALAVAAARHGVQIHERTSVNQVLVEKGHVKAVETDRGSIECEYFVNCAGQWAYELGQSSEVKVSVPLHGCEHFYLLTKPLQEPLQPTTPVVMDMDGRIYVRSCQGGILAGGFEKNPKPIFTEGRNQLEIQNMQEDWDHFEPMLSALLRRMPSLDSCEIHQLVNCPESFTPDMRCLMGETPGVHGYFVLAGMNSSGLSFAGGAGKYLAEWMTYGYPSANVWSLDIKRFGNLQSSRTFLRHRVMEVMPLLYELKVPRWDFQTGRQLRTSPLYDRLDTQGARWMEKHGFERAKYFVPPGKDLLALDQSKTFYKPDWFDIVGAEVKCCKEAACVIDMSSFTKFELTSSGDQAMELLQWLCSNDLDVPVGHIVHTGMLNEKGGYENDCSVVRLSKNSFFIISPTDQQVHCWSWIKKHMPADPQLHLEDVSWKYTALNLIGPRATDVLSELSYVSMTPEHFPSLFCKEMSVGYANGIRVMSMTHTGEPGFMLYIPIEYALHVYNEVVSVGQKYGIRNAGYYALRSLRIEKFFAFWGQDLDSFTTPLECGREFRVKFDKDTDFLGREALLRQRQEGLTRRFIMLVLEDHDAELDLWPWWGEAIYRNGELVGVTTSSAYSYTLERHVCLGFVTSPGAQGSTNIVTPDFINRGEYEVDIAGHRYPAKAKLYPFSSLFAQQKRRKDDMGLSNFQGVTGGEPAGGPRTGLRI